The window TACAGCCTGGCCATCGCCTTGGCGTACGCCGGGATCACCCACCAGATGCGCCGCGACCGGCGGGCGCTGTGGGCGGCCGTCGCCGAGCTGCACGCGCTGTGCGACCGGTACGGGTTCGCGTACTACCGGGAGTGGGCGCTGGTCCTGGGCGGCTGGTGCCGCGGCGGTGCGGCCGGGCGGGCCGCGGCGCAGGAGGGCGTCGCCAACCTCAAGGCCGAGGGTGCGTTCGCCCGGATGCCGTACTGGCTGTCGCTGCTCGCCGACGTGTCGGCCCCGGAGGCGGCCCGCGCGACGCTGGACGCCGCGCTCGCCGCCGGGCAGGCGCGGGACGACCGCTGGTGGCTGCCGGAGGTGCTGCGGCTGCGGGCGGCCCACGACGCCGATCCGGTCCCCCGCCTCCGGGCGGCCGCCGAGCTGGCGCGCGCCCAGGGCAGCGTCGCGCTGCTGCGGCGGGCCGACGCCGACCTGGGCGTCCGGCTGCCGTCCTGACCTGCGGCGAACGGACCGAACGCTGCGCGAACGCCGGGTGCCTACGTTCTGCTCGGAACCGGGAAATCCGAGAGGGGCCCACCATGACCACCACCGCTTTGCCGCACGAGGAGCTGGCCGCCACCCTGCGCGGCAGCCTGATCACGCCTGCCGACCCGGGCTACGACGAGGCCCGCGCCGTCTACAACGCCATGATCGACAAGCAACCGGCGGCGATCGCCTACTGCCGCGACGCCGCCGACGTCGTCACCTGCGTCCGCTACGGGCGTGCCCAGGGCCTGGACCTCGCCGTGCGCGGCGGCGGCCACAACGCGGGCGGCCTCGGCGTCGCCGACGGCGCACTGGTGATCGACCTGTCCGGGCTGCGCAGCACGACCGTCGACCCGGTGAACCACACCGTCCGCGCCGACGCCGGGTGCACCTGGGGCGACGTCGACCACGCGACGGTCGCGTTCGGCATGGCGACGCCGTCGGGCATCGTCGGGTCCACGGGGGTCGCGGGCCTGACGCTCGGCGGCGGCATCGGCTACCTGGCGCGGCGGTTCGGCCTGACGGTCGACAACCTGCTGGGCGCGGACGTCGTGCTCGCGGACGGCTCGTTCGTGCACGCCGACGCGGCTTCGCACCCCGACCTGTTCTGGGCCCTGCGCGGCGGCGGGGGCAACTTCGGCGTCGTCACGTCGTTCACGTTCCGCTGCCACGACATCGGCAAGCACGGCACGATCATCGGCGGTCCGGTGCTGTACGACCTGGGCGACACCCCGGACGTGCTGCGCTGGTACCGCGAGCTGCTGCCGTCGCTGCCCGAGGAGCTGAACGGCTGGTTCGGCCTGCTGACGATCCCGCCGGCACCGCCGTTCCCGGAGGAGCTGTGGGGCCGCAAGGCGTGCGGGATCGTCTGGTGCTACACGGGTTCACACGACAAGGCGGACGAAGTGCTGGCGCCGGTCCGCTCGTTCGGCACGCCGCTGCTGGTGGGCCTGCAGGAGATGCCGTACACGGCGCTGCAGGGCGCGTTCGACGCGCTGTACCCGCCCGGGCTGCAGTGGTACTGGCGCGCGGACGTGTTCCACGAGATCTCCGACGCGGCGATCGACATCCACGTCAAGCACGGCGAAGCGTTGCCGACGATGCACTCGTCGATGCACCTGTACCCGATCGACGGAGCGGCGAGCCGGGTCGCTCCGGACGCGACGGCCTTCCCGCACCGTTCCGGTGGGTGGTCGGGAGTGATCGTCGGGGTGGATCCGTCCCCGGCGCAGGCGTCGGCGATCGCGGAGTGGACGCGGTCCTATTGGGAGGACCTGCACCCGACTTCGGCCGGCGGCGCGTACGTCAACTTCATGATGGAGGAGGGCCAGGAGCGGGTGCGCGCCTCGTACCAGGGCAACTACGACCGGCTGGCGGCGGTGAAGCGGCGGTACGACCCGGAGAACGTGTTCCACGTCAACCAGAACATCCGCCCGGCATGAGCCCCGGGGCTGACGGCCGGAGGGGGGCCGTCAGCCCCGGCCGGACCTTCCGGGTCAGGAGCGGAGGGCGCCGCGCTCGCGCTGCCAGTCGGTGACCGCGTCCAGGCCCGACTCGATCTCCTCGGTCAGCAACGCCGTCAGCTGGGCCGCGACGTCCGGACCCAGCAGGTCCGCCACCCGGTCCATCGACGACAGCGCCTCCCACGGCGAGGTCGCCAGCCGGTCGACCAACAACCCCGGCTCGGGCGGCGCCAGTCCTTCTTCCAACCCGAACCGCCCGGCCGCGAGCAGGGCCGCCACCACCAGATGCGGCTGAGCGTCGGCGCCGGCGAAGCGGAACTCCAGGCGGGGCTCCGACGGCGGCCCCGCCACGCGCACCGAAGCCGTCCGGTCGTCGTGGCCCCAGCGCACCTCGTGCGGCGAAAACGGCGCTGTCCGCAGGCGGACGTAGCTGTTCCACGTCGGCGCCCACACCGCCGTCAGCGCCCGCGCCTCGCGCAGCACCCCGGCCAGGAAGCCGCCCAGCAGGTCCGGCGGCGATCCGTCCACTGTGGACAGCGACAGGTGCACGTGCCCGGAATTGCCCTGCCCTGGCGCGGGAGCGGCCAGGTACGAAGGTACGACAGCGTGACGAGCCGCGACCCGGCGCACGATCACCTGCTGCAGCAGGACGTCGTCGCACGCGGCCAGCGCGTCGCGGTGGCGCAGCACCACCTCGTACTGGCCCGGGTGACACTCCGCGCGCGCCGACTCGACGCCGAGGCCCGCCTCGTCGAGGGAAAGCCGCAGATCCGCGAGCAGCGGCGCCAGCCGTTCGGTGCCGCCGAGTGCGTAGTCGACCCCGTGCCGCGTCAGCGGCGCACCGGAGGAATCGAGGAACACCACCTCGTGCTCGATGCCCACCGACGGCACCAGCCCGAGGCCCTCCAACGCCGCCAGCTGCGAGCGCAGCACCTCACGCGGCGCCAGCTCCGCGACCTGACCGGAGGGCCATTCCGCGTCGCACACCACCGCCCACGTCCGGTCGCCCAGGCACACCGCCGACGCCGCGTCCGGGCGCATCCGCAGGTCGCCGAAGCCTTCGACGTACCCGCCGAGCGCGCCGGACGCCGGGAGCGGGTCACGCGACGGCGTCCACGCGAAGACGTAGCTGCACACGCCGTAGCCGTCGGTCAGCGCCGAAGCGGCGAACGGCGCCGCCAGCTCGACCGCGGCGAAGCGCGCGTGCGGATCCGGTACCAGCAGGAGCAGCCGCGTGCCCTCCTCGGCCAGGACACCTCGCAGGACCGAAGCGCCCGCGGACGCCGCCGCCTGCCGCGCCGCCAGCGACCGCGGCCCGGCCGGGCGGGCGAACGCCGTCACCACGCGCCGCCGGGATCCGGGGCGTGCAGCGGGTTCGGCACGCGGCCCCAGCGGACGTCGAACTCGTCGTCGCGCTCCACCTTGTCGAAGCCCTGGCCGGCGAAGTGCTCCCGGTTGAGCGTGACGCGCTCGACGTCCGGCGCGAACAGCCGGCACGCGTCGAACCGCGCGGCCACGTCCGGGTTCTCGTCGCGGTAGCGGCCGACGACCTCCCGCACCGGCACCCAGAACCGCGCCCGCGGCAGGCCCAGCTCGTCGAGCAGGACCTCGGCCCAGAACCGGAACTGCCCGGAGAACACCGAGCTGAACAGCGACTGGGCCAGCAGGTGCGCGGGCCAGCGCAGCATGTCCGCCGCCGCTTCGGGCGGGAGCGACTCGTAGCTTTCCAGCTGCTCGTCGAGCAGGTCGACGCCCTGCGCGAAGTCCTTGATCAGCACCCGCTGCGGGATGCCCGCGGCGTCGACGACCAGGACGAGGTTCTGGCCGTGCGGGCAGAACCCGACGCCGTGCCGCAGCAACCACTGCAGCAACGGCGTCAGCAGCAGGTCGAACAGCCGCGTCAGCCACGCTTCGGCGTCGCCGCCGCCGACCAGGTGTGACAGCATCGAGACGCCGTCGGGGCCGCGGTAGGGCAAGGCAGCGAACGAGATCGCGCGCTCGCCCTCGGCCAATTGCGCGACGAGCGGCTCGCGCCACAACGCGCCCAGCGTTTCGTGGAACCGGTAGGGCAGTTCCTCGATGTGCCCGAACAGCGGGTGCTTCACCGACACGCTCGCAACCTCGCCGAGCAGCCCGAATCGGTACTTTTCGCTCACCAGCGGGTCGGCGGCACTGATCCGGCGCAGCCACGACGTCACCGACGGCCCGGCGAGCGTCGCCGCCGAGTTCAGCCCGCGGTAAACGAGCGTGTTCCGCACCGAGACGGCGGTCTTGACGTCGTGGCGGCCCGGCGCGCTGGCGTTCGCCAGGGTCCGGACCGTCTGGTGTGGACGGTACGCGTCGGCACTCTCCCCCAGGTCGACCATGACTCCGGTGGCGAGTTCGGCGGCGTAGAGCGTGCCGAGGATTTCGTCGGCCTGCCAAGGGTGGACGGGCACCCAGACGTAGTCCTCCGGCGCTCGCGCGGCGAACTCCGCCCGCTGCGCGCCGAGTTCGGCGTCCAGCAGGGCGTCGCGGGTCAGCTCGCCGACGCACCGGAATTCGGCGTGCGAAGGGTGGACGGCGAACCAGCGCAGCCGCAGCTCGGCCCCGGCTTCCGGCGCGTAGTGGGCGCGGTCGCGCGCGGAGAACCCGACGCGGCCCTTGTTGAGCACCAGCCGCGGGTGGCCGGTGAGGTGCCCGTCGGCCACATTGTAGTCCATTGTGGACAAGTCGGCGGCGGTCGGGGCGTCGCGCAGGCGGGCGGCCTCGTTGGCGACCGTCGCGGTCAGCTCGGCCAGGACGTCCGCGAGGCGCAGCCCGCTGAGCCCCAGTACTTCCCGCGCGTCGACGACGAGCGTGCGCGGGTCGGTGGCCGGCTGCCCGGCCCGGAGCGCACTGCCCGGCACGACCGTCCACGCCTCGAACGCGCCGCGCCGGGCCTCGAAGGTGTAGACGACGTCGCCCGGCAGCTCCAGGCGGTACCCGTCGCCGTCGGCGACCGGCTCCAGCAGGTGCTCGTAGGACAGCTCCCCGAGCATCTTGTGCACGATCAGGGCACCGGCCGCGCGCCAGGCGGCCGCCTCGTCGAGGGTCACTGGTCCTCCAGGCCGAACGTGGTGAAGGCGGTGCGGTCGGGCAGGTCGTGCACGGTCTTGCCGCACACGGCGTTGAGGATCACGGCCGCGCGCCAGGCACCCAGGCCGAGGTCGGGCGCGCCGGGGCCGTGGGTGTGCCGTTCGGCGTTCTGCACGAACAGCGGGCCCGGCACGTCGAGGGCGACGCGGTAGTCCGGCCCAACCTCCAGGCGGCCGCGCGCGTCACGGCGGACGGCGTCGCCGAGCCCGGCCAGCAGCGGCCCGGTCGGCGTCTCCGCGTAGCCGGTGGCCGCGACGACGGCGGCGGTACGCAGGGTGCCGTCGCGGCCTTGCTGCTCCTGCCTTACCCCCAGCTCGATCCGACCATCCACAGTGGACGACGTGACGACTTCGACGCCCGGGGTCAGCACCGCGCCCGGCGGGCCGGTGATGCTGCGGCGGTACAGCTCGTCGTGGATCGCGCCGATCGTCTCGGTGTCGATGCCTTTGTACAGCTGCCACTGCGCGGGCAGGAGGCGGTCGCGGACGGGTTCCGGCAGGCCGTGAAAGTACGTCGTGTAGTCCGGGGTGAACTGCTCCAGCCCGAGTTTCGAGTACTCCATCGGCGCGAACGCGGGGGTCCGCGCGAGCCAGCGCAGACCGTCTACAGTGGACCTCGCGCGCAGCAGGTCGAGGACCACCTCGGCCCCCGACTGCCCGGATCCGACGACCGTCACGCTCTCGGCGGCGAGGAGTTCTTCCCGGTGTGCCAGGTAATCGGCCGAGTGCAGCGCGAGGACGCCGGGATCCTCGACCAGGGCGCGCAGCGGTTCCGGCACCGTCGGCACGGAGCCGACGCCGAGCACCACGTTGTCCGCCAGGACCGGCTCGGCACCGGTGATCGTCAGCTCGAAGGCGTCGGCCACCCAGCGGATGCCGGTGACCTCGTGGCCGAACCGGCACGACGGCAGCCGCGCCGCGGCCCACCGGCCGTAGTCGTCGTACTCGACGCGCGGCGGGTGGAAGCGTTCGGCGAAGTAGAACGGCAGCAGCCGGCCGCGGTCGCGCAGGTAGTTGAGGAAGGAGAACGGGCTGGTCGGGTCGACCAGCGTCACCAGGTCGGCCAGGAACGGCACCTGCAGCGTCGCGCCCTCGACGAGCAGGCCGGGGTGCCAGCGGAACTCCGGGCGGGCGTCGAAGAACACCGCGTCGAGGCCGTCGACCGGGGCGGCCAGCGCCGCGAGCGAGAGGTTGAACGGCCCGATTCCGATGCCCGCCAGGTGGTGGCGCTTCACGAAGCGACCGGGCTTTCCCGGTTCGCGACGAGCTCCGCGCTCGCGGTGGCGACGATCCGGTCGAGCAGCGGGCGGTAGTCGTCGGCGGTGGTGTGCGGGTGCAGCAGGGTGAGCTTGAGCCACAGCTGCGGCGCGCCGCCGGGCCCGGTCGGCAGCGCGGCGCGGCCGATGACCGCGGTGCCCGCTTCGAGCAGCGCGCGGCGGACGCGGGCGACCAGCTCGTCCCCGCCGGACTCGTCGGCCACGACCGGCCGCAGTACGACGGTGGACAGTTCGGGCGCGCCCCAGAGCCGCAGGCCGGGGTGGTCCTCGACCAGCGCGGCGAGCTCGGTCGCGGTGGCGCAGCAGCGTTCGACGAGC of the Amycolatopsis sp. NBC_01488 genome contains:
- a CDS encoding FAD-binding oxidoreductase yields the protein MTTTALPHEELAATLRGSLITPADPGYDEARAVYNAMIDKQPAAIAYCRDAADVVTCVRYGRAQGLDLAVRGGGHNAGGLGVADGALVIDLSGLRSTTVDPVNHTVRADAGCTWGDVDHATVAFGMATPSGIVGSTGVAGLTLGGGIGYLARRFGLTVDNLLGADVVLADGSFVHADAASHPDLFWALRGGGGNFGVVTSFTFRCHDIGKHGTIIGGPVLYDLGDTPDVLRWYRELLPSLPEELNGWFGLLTIPPAPPFPEELWGRKACGIVWCYTGSHDKADEVLAPVRSFGTPLLVGLQEMPYTALQGAFDALYPPGLQWYWRADVFHEISDAAIDIHVKHGEALPTMHSSMHLYPIDGAASRVAPDATAFPHRSGGWSGVIVGVDPSPAQASAIAEWTRSYWEDLHPTSAGGAYVNFMMEEGQERVRASYQGNYDRLAAVKRRYDPENVFHVNQNIRPA
- a CDS encoding glutamine synthetase, giving the protein MTAFARPAGPRSLAARQAAASAGASVLRGVLAEEGTRLLLLVPDPHARFAAVELAAPFAASALTDGYGVCSYVFAWTPSRDPLPASGALGGYVEGFGDLRMRPDAASAVCLGDRTWAVVCDAEWPSGQVAELAPREVLRSQLAALEGLGLVPSVGIEHEVVFLDSSGAPLTRHGVDYALGGTERLAPLLADLRLSLDEAGLGVESARAECHPGQYEVVLRHRDALAACDDVLLQQVIVRRVAARHAVVPSYLAAPAPGQGNSGHVHLSLSTVDGSPPDLLGGFLAGVLREARALTAVWAPTWNSYVRLRTAPFSPHEVRWGHDDRTASVRVAGPPSEPRLEFRFAGADAQPHLVVAALLAAGRFGLEEGLAPPEPGLLVDRLATSPWEALSSMDRVADLLGPDVAAQLTALLTEEIESGLDAVTDWQRERGALRS
- a CDS encoding IucA/IucC family protein is translated as MTLDEAAAWRAAGALIVHKMLGELSYEHLLEPVADGDGYRLELPGDVVYTFEARRGAFEAWTVVPGSALRAGQPATDPRTLVVDAREVLGLSGLRLADVLAELTATVANEAARLRDAPTAADLSTMDYNVADGHLTGHPRLVLNKGRVGFSARDRAHYAPEAGAELRLRWFAVHPSHAEFRCVGELTRDALLDAELGAQRAEFAARAPEDYVWVPVHPWQADEILGTLYAAELATGVMVDLGESADAYRPHQTVRTLANASAPGRHDVKTAVSVRNTLVYRGLNSAATLAGPSVTSWLRRISAADPLVSEKYRFGLLGEVASVSVKHPLFGHIEELPYRFHETLGALWREPLVAQLAEGERAISFAALPYRGPDGVSMLSHLVGGGDAEAWLTRLFDLLLTPLLQWLLRHGVGFCPHGQNLVLVVDAAGIPQRVLIKDFAQGVDLLDEQLESYESLPPEAAADMLRWPAHLLAQSLFSSVFSGQFRFWAEVLLDELGLPRARFWVPVREVVGRYRDENPDVAARFDACRLFAPDVERVTLNREHFAGQGFDKVERDDEFDVRWGRVPNPLHAPDPGGAW
- a CDS encoding lysine N(6)-hydroxylase/L-ornithine N(5)-oxygenase family protein yields the protein MKRHHLAGIGIGPFNLSLAALAAPVDGLDAVFFDARPEFRWHPGLLVEGATLQVPFLADLVTLVDPTSPFSFLNYLRDRGRLLPFYFAERFHPPRVEYDDYGRWAAARLPSCRFGHEVTGIRWVADAFELTITGAEPVLADNVVLGVGSVPTVPEPLRALVEDPGVLALHSADYLAHREELLAAESVTVVGSGQSGAEVVLDLLRARSTVDGLRWLARTPAFAPMEYSKLGLEQFTPDYTTYFHGLPEPVRDRLLPAQWQLYKGIDTETIGAIHDELYRRSITGPPGAVLTPGVEVVTSSTVDGRIELGVRQEQQGRDGTLRTAAVVAATGYAETPTGPLLAGLGDAVRRDARGRLEVGPDYRVALDVPGPLFVQNAERHTHGPGAPDLGLGAWRAAVILNAVCGKTVHDLPDRTAFTTFGLEDQ